The sequence below is a genomic window from Cucumis melo cultivar AY chromosome 5, USDA_Cmelo_AY_1.0, whole genome shotgun sequence.
gctagattttgaaaacaaattcATGCTTGATTGAATATTCTTatcattattaatatattaCTTAATCAATTTATTAAAGATTAACTTTGAATTAGGgttaaatttcatatttatttaaaatatagtgATTAAAGTTAGATCTTCGAAATTTTAGATACTAAATTTGAACAAATAGTAATTTTTTTAGATATAAGGTTaaattgtttgttttcttttataaaaaaaaccctattaattaataatatatagtGACCATATTAAGGTGTATAAAAGTTGTGTGGCTGTACAATTCTTAATATAagatttataatttataatttagattttaatttactatttaattcaatctaattttaaaaatagttttaccagtttttttagaagaaaaaattagagttgtgagagaattttgttaattttaattgtAGGAGTAATCAAAATTTTTGCAGTGATCTATGAAATATGAAAAGTTggttgcaatttttttttaaaagatacgATGGGTCAGCATCAGTAGATACATCCAGACTATCAAACCAGTAAGTagaatatcattttattttttaatgttgTTGTTGCTATCCTTTGGAgctattggaagaaaataaacaatcgtATCTTCTCCGATAAACAAAAAAGCATGAAGATTCTCGTAACTTTATTGATTTGTGGAGCAGTAGACACAAACTTTTCAAAGACTACAAACCGAACATTATAGCATTAAATATTAGTGCCTTTCTCAACTCAGTTTCCATTGTGGCTTTTCTCCCGCCCTTGCTTGTACaacattactattaataaattaCTGGTGTTAGGGCTTCGCTCTTTCATCTTGTTTCTTCTTAAAAATGTACACTCAAACATTTCTACTAAGTGGACACCTCCTTGATATTCTCATCACCTCTACTTCACTAAGGATCAACCAACAAAAAGTTGTTGCATTTAATCAGTTAATAAGGGtaaaaattaaatgtaattaATCATACAAAACTTTGTGTGCTTGCCTCATTTTCATCATCTAGAGATTCAAAAAACAAGTTTTTGGGAaagtgttaaaaaaaataaagtggGAAGGGTCGTTTTTGTCaattttccatatatatatattagtctctttttttttttcctattgtGTGATTAGGTGGGCTAAAAAATTGTGCAACCGAAGCATTAGATAAAATATTGCATATTTGCATATAATATCAATTGTTTTAGTTCAACTAGCATTTTCTGTGCCAAGAATCAAGTGCGATTCACATATACGCTGAAAAGATATTATTCCCTATTTTAGATTCCAACTTGTGCcctatatataattaaaatctcATGCATGGGTTGCCTATATGCATATAGGCAGCTGGTATAGCTTCTGAAATCATGGAGCACTCAACCATGTCTGCCTTTCTTCTTCACATccttattttcttctttcaatcTCATTTAGGAGTCTTCTCCACCACTTACACTAAACCCAGTAATAGTAATCAAGGTATAATTAATAACACTCtcttcatatatatatgtaatccacttctttctctctttctcttttattaattagttCTTAACTTTGGAGATTAGGCTGTGGAGACGTATCAATGCactttttcatttcttttgattgtgaatattttcaaaaaataaaaattagttcTGAACTTTTCTTCAGATGTCAGCTACTTGAAGTTTGTGCACAATGCAAATAAGTTAccagaaaaagaagaatatgaTTACATAATAATAGGAGGAGGAACTGCAGGCTGTCCATTAGCTGCAACATTATCATCAAAATTCTCCGTCCTCCTCTTAGAAAGAGGCAACATTCCCAACAAGTTTCCTTCTGTAATGAACAAACAAGGTTTGATGAATGCTTTCACTGACAAAGACAATGGTGAAAATCCCTTCCAACGGTTTGTCTCCGAGGATGGCGTAGAGAATCTAAGAGGGCGGATTTTGGGTGGTAGTAGCATGATCAATGCTGGATTCTATTCAAGGGCTCATAAAGAGTTTTTTGAAACACAAGAAATAAGTGAATGGGACATGGAAATGGTGGGGAAAGCTTATGAATGGGTTGAAGAGACTTTGGTTTCTAAACCAAATTTGAGTTCTTGGCAATTTGCTTTTAGAAAGGCATTGTTGGAAGTTGGGATTGACCATGATAATGGGTTTGATTTGAGACATGTTCTAGGGACTAAAATTGGAGGTTCGATCTTTGATAACCAAGGGAATAGACATGGAGCTGTAGAGCTTCTTAATAAGGGTGAATTTGAAAATCTTAAAGTTGCAGTTCAGGCTACAGTCAAAAGAATTCTCTTCTCTGGTTAGTACTAATTGATTTGTTACACTTCTAATTAAGTTGTTTCTCAATAGCATATTTTTTCTATGAGAGCTCGGAGCTCCTGTTGGTCAATCTAGATCTGAGATTTGATAAGAGTGCTATAGATGTGTTAACCTTTGTTGAAGCGTCTAGCCGCATCTCATGATCCCTCTCAATTGCGTATATCttgttaaaaatgttgttttcaaatagaaaaattaacTAAAACATGTATgcatataacaaaatatcaatgatagatattgGTAAACATAGATAGACTACTATCACTTATCACTCATAAATGTTGATAGACACTAATAAATGTCTATCAATATTTGTCAATGTCTATCACTAATATctatgaaattttgtttttatttttttaatattttcaacaattttatcaaCTACGataatttaaggaaaaaaaaaagtcaatagTTAGAAATTATACCCAAGATTTTCAAACTTTGTTATGAAAAAGTGATATCTAAGGGGGAAAAAAGTCCAACAACCTATCAAACTAAGATATATAAAGAAGTATAATATATGTCTTCGAATAATTAACTTATGCTTTACTTTTGCTCATGTGTTTTATTAGGTTTGAagtaaaatatttgaaaggagAAAATGTCAACataaactatttttaaattgaattcGAATATGCTTTGACATATCATTTGTGCCCTCATAATTCCAAGGCTTAGCTTGCTGTACCTAATAAAGTTTATAAACATAGTCGTCGGTTTGAATCTATGTTTGGCTAGCTAATTATACCATAAAACCTTAAAAGAACAATTAGAATAAAAAATCAATCATTATATAATAATTGAAATTTGATGATGTATCATGCCTATATGTCTAACTTATAGCttggttttgaatttttgtACTTTTCGAAATAATAATTgttcaaaatattttcaataataagTTGATGACCATACCGTGCATATATTATATGTTTGTTTGGTAGAGATGCAGTTTGTGTAAATCTACTTATCTCTCTTCGTATCATTTGCATGAATTTTGTAGGTTTATCTGCAAATGGGGTTTTGTATTCAGATTCAAAAGGAAAGACACACACAGCATTCATCCATGAGAAAGGAGAGATAATCCTAAGTGCCGGAGCCATTGGTAGCCCTCAACTTCTCCTTCTAAGTGGGATTGGCTCAACATCTCATCTTTCATCTTTAGACCTTCCTCTCGTCTTTCACCAACCCCATGTCGGACAATTCATGTCAGACAACCCTCGATTCGGTGTCAACATTGTGCTTCCATTTCCTCTACCAACCACGACGGTAGAAGTCGTCGGAATTTTAGAAAAGAATACATATTTTGAGTCTTTGTCAAGCTTTATACCATTCTCAATTCCACCTTCTTTTAGTCTTCTTCCTCCTCAATCTACTTCCCTCAACATGAGCTTAGTTCTCATCAGTGGAAAGTTCTCCAAGGTTGATTCTTTGGGGTTTCTTTGGTTGAATTCTTCTACTGATGTGCAAAAGAGTCCAATGGTTcgatttaattatttttcgcATCCCCATGATCTTGCACAATGTATTGGAGGATTAAGAAAGATCCAAGATTTGTTGAACACACAAACGATAGAAAATATTAAGACACAAGATTTGGAGGGCAAGAAAACACTTCAGTTTATAGGGCTTCCATTGCCGGAAAATATGGCAGATGATACTTTGGTTGGAGAGTTTTGTAAGAGAACGGTGACGACGTTCTGGCATTTCCATGGAGGATGCGTGGTCGGAAAAGTTGTTGATGGTAATTATAGAGTAATGGGAATCGAAAATCTTCGTGTAGTTGATGGCTCCACTTTCTTCGAGTCGCCGGGAACTAATCCTATGGCCACTATCATGATGCTCGGGcggtaagttttttttttttttttttttggctttcAACTACCTGTTTTGACCCATTTTTGTTTGTAATAGAAATTTTACAgagaagaaaaattataaaaacaactACTTCTGGTTTTCAatttttgattttgtttgaaGCTTAAATCTAGGTTTAGGGAAGGATAGAAGACAATTTTATCATTGGACTAGCTACTTATATTATTGGTATATATTAATTCACTTGTATATTATGTATGTAAACGGCATAAAATTGAGCCCTTAGACCTATACTAAATTCGGTCCCTAGTGAACATGGATAATATAACATtggaattttttgttttttttttaataaaaatacgAGAGGTAGAAGGAATCGATCATCGCTAAGCAAACATTGAATTTATCTAGtagaattaaaattttaaaacttaatcTTCAAACATCAAAAACAAAAGTTCAAATGATTTACAAACTTTACAACTTGAAAACCTTGACCAATCCAACCTTGCACATAATAGTGAGATCAGAGATTCaatctatatattttataaaacaaacTCCGTTGTTACTATgaaagtattttattatatttatttctaTAAAGTAATTGATGATCTCGAAATGATTTTGCAGGTATGTTGGCATGAAAATGCTCCAAGAAAGATTGAATTTAGCCTAAACTATAGGGCTAGGAGCAACAGCACATATTCGAGTGGGGCAAGGAAGGGCATGTACATCTCAATTGACATAATTTTCGTATTTATGATAAAACCAATAAAAAAGTATTCGTTTTAGTGGTTATGAGAACACACAAGATAAACTATGCATCCATATCGAGCCCGTTCTTGTTTGGATTCATACATAGACCTCTTAGTCATCAACATATACTTATGTCAGTTGAGCTATTGTTCCCCTTGGCAATAAATACACATACTGTTAGGCTTTATGTTTCACTTTCTACATTCAAATCAAATACTAAATTAATGCAACAATTAATTATTGGTAATGAAAGATTATTCACATGGTAAAGAAAGGGAATTGTTGATGTCAAATTTTGGCTAAAAGGAAGCATATGACTGTCACATGACATCAACAGGTGAATTTGTAATTTGAGGGAGAGACTGATAAACAACTAAAATATGCTTATTTGTACTTCTTACTTAAGATCAACTTTATTAGATTTAATGTGTTTGCTACTGTTCAAGCAAATTTCTTACTAGGATTTTTGTTGCTTTGGATTTTAAAATGAaagttaaattaattaacaactTATTACTAACTTAAATTTGTAACAAAACTATATAttaaaacttttgtttttaagaGGTAAATTGTAAAAGAAGATAATCTACTTTTTTAAAAGCAATGCTAAATTAAAATCAAGTAAGTTtcacaagtttttttttaataaaaaagatactattgtcttttctaaaatcaaactaaatcaagaaaaattttaaacttcATAACTAAATTATACAGAGGAAAgagttacaaaattaaaaaaaaacaaaaaaaacttgAACCATCAAAGTAGATTGTTGTTGTGTTAGGGAACACAATGTAAGGAAATAAACATTATTAAGACTTCAAGAGCCTCGTGTACTAGGTACTCAATTGTGTTCGTTTTGTCAAGAACCTATCGTTAATTAAAGTACTTAAATAGCATAGACATAGAACCAAACGAGTTGATTGCAATACTTACTATCATTTGCACAACACAACAACAATGGATGCTAATGTTCAATATGATAATGAGACTTGGAGACAAAAGAATAGAAAACCAATCACCACACCTAAGACACCAAATTAGGCAGTTTAACTTTTTTGTCTAATTCATGAAAGTGATATAGCTTGTCGAGAGAGTACACTGATGGATCGAAGATGTTTTACTATCTTGTGTACTATGTTAAGAACAAGAGGGGGATTGGAAGCCACTCAATATGTGGACGTTGAAGAGATGGTTGTGATTTTCTTGCATATTGTAGAACAAGATGTTAAGAATAGGGTAGCTTGACGACATTTTGCAAAGTCTGGTGAAACAGTATCAAGACACTTCAACATAGTTTGTAAACTCCATGAAATTCTTCTTAAGCAACCTGATCTAGTGACTCATTCATGTTCCACCAGAAGTGGCGATGGTTCCAGGTATATAATTGGCCCGCCACTACTTTACAGTGGATACGTGTGTCTATgaattaacaaataaaatatcttttacCCCTTGACAGAATTGTCTAGGTGCATTAGATGGTACACACATCAAAGTGAATGTAAGTATGAGGGATCGCCCAAGGTATAGGTCTAGAAAGGGTGACATTACCACAAATGTACTTGGTGTGTGTTCGCAAAATGGTGAGTTCATATTTGTCATGCCTGAATGGGAAGGATCTGCATCCGATTCGAGGGTACTTAGAGATGCAGTGTCACAACCTACTGGTCTAAAAGTCCCAAAGGGTAAGATGATGCATTCTCTTCTCCCCACACAGTGGTGTTAGACCATATGCTCTTTTGTTATGGTGTACCCTAATAATTCATTATGGGCACAACATGGGCAGGTTACTACTACTTGTGTGATGCTGGTTATCCAAATGCTAAAGGATTCATCGCTCTATATCGAAGTCAACGTTACTAGGCAGGTTACTACTACTTGTGTGATGTTGGTTATCCAAATATTAAAGGATTCATTGCTCTATATCGAGGTCAACGTTACCAACTAACTTAATGTCGTGGAGAAAACCCACTAAAATGCCCGAAAGAGCTATTTAACATGAGGCATTCCTCTGTTAGAAATATTATTGAAAGAGCATTCGGATCATTGAATGGTTGGTGGGCCATTCTATGAGGGAGATCCTATTACCCCGTTGACATACAATGTAAAATAATAACGGCATATTGCCTCTTAAATAACTTGATACATAGAGAAATGGGTTTAGAGGCAACATTTGAGGAGCCACACATCTTGGTGAAGGTGATTCAAGTGAGATGAACATTGAGAATATAAACTTCGTGGAAACAATAAATGTCTGGACTAAATAGAGGATAATCTTGCAAACCAAAATTTTTAAGATTGGAATAATGTATGACTAATATATGTAGTTTAGTTTCCtatataattttgttgttttatcaCATGATCTGTACTTGAACTATTTTTTGTGTAATTGGAGTCAAAAATACATGGGGTTTTCCTCTAAATTATGATAACTAGGTTATCTATATGTTAATCTATAGATTTTGTATCCATTgacttttaaaaaattcatgTGCAAATTTAGATGGTGTCAACAAATTCAAAAGCCACTAAGCATCAGTGGACAACCATTGAGGATGAGGCGTTAGTTGAGTGCTTACTACAACTAGTGGAGGAAGGTGGCTGGAGGGCTAATAATGGAACATTCAAACCAGAATATTTGGTACAAGTATAAAAactaatgaaagaaaaaattccTGAAAGCAACATACAAGTTACTCCAAATCTAGAGTCGAtagtgaaaattttaaaaaatcaatacactGTCATAGCAGAGATGATGGAGCCAGCATGTAGTGGGTTTGGCTGGAATGAGGAACGAAAGTGCGTTGAGACAGAGAAATCTGTGTTTGATGAATGGGGTAAGGTAAGAAGATGAATATAATTCATACTTTctataaaagtaaaatataatataCTTACATATGTTAACTCCATATAAGGACACCCCACTGCTCAAGGCCTACTAAACAAACAATTTTCTTACTTCTATGACTTGGAAATTGTGTTTGGTAGAAATAAGGCTACTGGTGGTAGATGTAAGACACCTGTTGAAATGGGCTCATAGACTGTAAGAGATACTGAGGAAGATGACATGGACATTAATCTTGAAGGCTTTGATATTCCAAATCCATATGGACTCGAGCCACCTTCGAGAGAGGACGTGTCATCCACTCCCACAAGTATGACACATGATGCGAGATCATCTAGGCCAAGTAAGAAAAGACGGTCATATTCAGGGGACCTCATGGACACATTTCGCGCAAGTATGTGAGAAACTTCCAAAGAAATTAGAAAGAATGTTACatggaagagagaaaaaaatggaaatagaaTCATCCCTACACAAACAATTATATGCTGAATTATAGACTATTCCTGGAATGGACGTGGACGATTGTTTAATAGTCGAATCTTTATTACTTGATCCCACGATGTTGCACGCATTTCTTAACTAGCCAGCAGAATGGAAATACAGAAAATGCATGCGTGTATCTTAAGAAGACAACCATAACCATAACTAAATGTAACTTTACTTGACTTTGACTTTCAAGTTTAACCATTTGGTTATGCAAAACAAACTAGCTTAACTATAACTTTTTTAAACCCCATCAAATTAAATGACTTATTATATTTTGTGGATAGATTGTAATATTCCTAATTAGAGCAACCATGTTAATGCAACTTAGATCAAAATTATTGTAATTGAATGTTAAAATTTCTCGTTTTTATATTATTGTCATGAAAAATCAGTAGAGTAAAGAAATTGAATTAGAggtacaaaattaaaaaaaaaaaaaaaaaacatttcaatTCAATAATAGATATATGTTAAAATTTAGGATGTAcaatttgcaaaaaaaaaaaaaaaaactaagcaaATTAAACCCAGGGATGTAAAACCAACATCCAAACACAGACATCAGAAACccaaattttcaaatctttcACAAACCTAGTTTACACTCCATACAGTCATTTTCTAATTCACAGGCATCAAAATCCCATCAAATAAATCCACAGGTATTTAATTAACAGGTATTTGATTCCGAACCTGCACACCAAACAACCTCTAACTAAACTTAAATTTGAGTGTACCTTCAAAAATCTTATTTTGATAGCAACGTGCACAATTCCTTCCCAATCTTTGCAAAAGCATACTTTATTGGTTATTCGCAAGGTTTAAACTTTTTGTCAAATATTGTAAAATATATTCTcaaaactttttgaaaattttgaaacacAAAAGCTTAGTTCAATTCACAATGTTTGAACTTTTTGTCAATTGGAACACTTTACTTTTTGCAAACTGCATGCACATAGTATAATATAATATCAATTCGAATATGATTGGAAAAATTGCTTCACACAAACTTGATCAAAATATGGATATGCAATTCAAAAACAAATTATCAGAGATCCCAAAactaaagaataaaaagaaaaaaaatacctaAAAGAACAAATTAACCAAATTCGAGTGTAGCTACACTCGAAAAACAAGTTTCAAGAATCCCAAAACTTCTAATTCCAATCAATCAATCCCATGATTTAACTAAATCCAAACCAAATTACTCCCAAACAGCTCCAAAAAAGTTCTTCAAAAGTAGATCCAACATCCTTTCATCAAAGGTCATCAAAGGTAAAGACAGTCGGTCATTCAAGGCTTCAGAGAAGAATATCCTCTTCAAGGGAATAGTGATTAAAGTTCAATCTTTAGACAATCCCTGATACAGAAATGATGTAACACTAACGAATATGCTTCAAACCACAGCAACTAAAGATggggaaacaaaaaaaaatagtcgGTGAAAACTCAGTGGTCACCATCTTTAATGAAAGCAATTTTACATGTATACCAATAGTTCGTTCCCTTAAGAAAAATTGTGACTAAGAAAACAAGTAAAACTGGCGAAATCAATCGGCAAATGAGTCCTCTCCTGCAAGTTATAACGCTTAAACACCGTATTCTCCAACTGGGTGcctcaaatattcatttttggcTGCTAAGAATTAGCCACCTCCAGACTTCAGGGTGTTACTTAACCTGAATTAACAAGTTACACCAGTTATACTATATAAAAGCAAGCCGTAAATACAAGTAAAATACTTCAACAACGTAGTCATTTGACATCGAACTCTTTTTAAGAGAAAAGGAGAAAGTGAACGACGAATAGAAGAGTTAAAACAGCAATGGCATGCTAATGATGATCAGTATCTACATAGAGTATAAGCGTAATGATGCTTTCACAACATTTAAATAAACCCCCATTCCTAATGTACAAAAATAAACAAGATTGTCGGGGATTTTACATCCAATAATACAGATCATCAGGCTGGCAATCATTGATTTAAAAAGACTTCTGTTAAATAGTTATGGTCTTTCACTTTGGAAATTGTAACTACAAATTTCATATCCTTTTTCATACCAAAGATTATGTGTTCTTTAACCAAACAAgaattaagagaaaaaaaaatatacttatTCCATGCTTTTGTTCATTACTATCGACCATCCCCCTCCCCTCCATAGCTACTAAAGGAGTGCCTAATTATTATAGTGTTTGCTGtcattgaaaaaacaaaaacgaaaaACAAAAGCAGATGCAAAGTATAAGCTTGCAACTTACCAATCCAATCCCTCAAAAAGACCTTCTCCTTTTATAGCGGAGGCTTTAAATATAGCCCATTGGCGGTTCTTAATCTTATGCAACTCTAAAGCCTCCGTGACTGCAGCATCATCAAGTGCACCCGGAAGATCCTATACCGATGAGAAGATAATATGTAGAAAATTAGAAAGTGCTTCAATCATATTTATTAAACAGTTTGTACAAAGCCTTCAAAAGTCTCAGATACACAATCACGGATGTGGGTTCTTGGAACTTGTGTTGTAATTTTGAGAAATAGTTTTCGAAGTCCAAAGCTTGAGTTGAGAAATTTCTAGGGGGAATTGGTAAAAGAGAAATAAGGTTTTACTGTTTTCAAGAATGACTACTTCTGAAAGAAATAAGAATTACAGTTCCTAgaatttattttgtttgaatCAGTGAAATGAAATAACTGTCCGCATACGGTTCACTTCACACAATTTGGACTTCGGAGTTGTAATTATAAACATAATAATGTGCTTGAACAAGTAAAATGGAAGGTATATAAAACAcggaaaaaaaattctaaacagTTTTGTTAAcataaattataagaaatgaCATTTTTATGTTCCTTTCAGAACATACAAATAAATCCTTAAAATCACTTTTTTACTCCAATTGCAGAATTTATCAGAATCTCATAATTTCAAAGTAGGATTTTATGTTCTGACAAAACATGcaaaatatctaaaagaataggCAACATCACTAACCTGCTTATTTGCAAAAACTAAAGCAACTGCACCCCGCAACTCTTCTTCCTGAACAAAGACAAGAAAAACTTTTGAAACTAGCTAACAAACTTGTCTgacaaacaaaattaaactacTATTACCAAACTCAATACTTTATCCAAAAGAAACTGTTGACAGTTCAGAGTTATTTAATCTAATTCTTATGCAAAAGTAAAATACTGGAAACTGAAGGAAAAGAATAATGATGCAAACATACTTGCTTTTTTGAAAAGCAATGCAAGCATACTTACTTTTCAAAAA
It includes:
- the LOC103493189 gene encoding (R)-mandelonitrile lyase-like; the protein is MAFNGIPMIARSSAFQMAFGGIPKAAGIASEIMEHSTMSAFLLHILIFFFQSHLGVFSTTYTKPSNSNQDVSYLKFVHNANKLPEKEEYDYIIIGGGTAGCPLAATLSSKFSVLLLERGNIPNKFPSVMNKQGLMNAFTDKDNGENPFQRFVSEDGVENLRGRILGGSSMINAGFYSRAHKEFFETQEISEWDMEMVGKAYEWVEETLVSKPNLSSWQFAFRKALLEVGIDHDNGFDLRHVLGTKIGGSIFDNQGNRHGAVELLNKGEFENLKVAVQATVKRILFSGLSANGVLYSDSKGKTHTAFIHEKGEIILSAGAIGSPQLLLLSGIGSTSHLSSLDLPLVFHQPHVGQFMSDNPRFGVNIVLPFPLPTTTVEVVGILEKNTYFESLSSFIPFSIPPSFSLLPPQSTSLNMSLVLISGKFSKVDSLGFLWLNSSTDVQKSPMVRFNYFSHPHDLAQCIGGLRKIQDLLNTQTIENIKTQDLEGKKTLQFIGLPLPENMADDTLVGEFCKRTVTTFWHFHGGCVVGKVVDGNYRVMGIENLRVVDGSTFFESPGTNPMATIMMLGRYVGMKMLQERLNLA